In the genome of Leptospiraceae bacterium, one region contains:
- a CDS encoding methyltransferase domain-containing protein: MELLFLDSIKVRYAQEADAACCLSCGSPIEYSFLKPGEVLVDLGSGRGTDVIKATKYIGSSGKAIGIDATPEMISVAKRNAEKLRLKNVDFLLGEIENIPLGDEVADVVISNCVINHAKDKAKVYQEIYRILKPNGRFVISDIIAEKELPEEVKNDPESWAQCYGGAITKEEYFLAIAKANFKEIEILEESAPYEKGKERVLIRSITIRGYKK; encoded by the coding sequence ATGGAATTGTTGTTTTTAGATTCCATAAAAGTTCGATATGCACAAGAGGCAGATGCTGCATGCTGCCTTTCTTGTGGCTCTCCCATTGAATATTCTTTTTTGAAGCCTGGAGAAGTCTTGGTTGATTTGGGTTCGGGCAGAGGAACAGACGTAATTAAAGCAACTAAATATATAGGTTCCTCTGGAAAAGCAATTGGGATTGATGCAACCCCAGAGATGATATCAGTGGCAAAAAGAAATGCCGAAAAGCTACGCTTAAAAAATGTAGATTTCCTTCTAGGTGAGATTGAGAACATACCTCTCGGTGATGAAGTTGCAGATGTGGTGATTTCTAATTGTGTTATTAATCACGCAAAGGACAAAGCGAAGGTTTATCAAGAAATTTATCGTATCCTCAAACCCAATGGTAGATTTGTGATTTCTGATATTATAGCCGAGAAGGAATTACCAGAGGAAGTCAAAAATGATCCAGAATCTTGGGCACAATGTTATGGTGGAGCCATCACAAAAGAAGAGTATTTTCTTGCTATAGCAAAGGCAAACTTCAAGGAAATTGAAATCTTAGAAGAAAGTGCACCATACGAGAAAGGGAAAGAACGAGTCCTCATAAGAAGTATCACAATTCGGGGATACAAAAAATAG
- a CDS encoding radical SAM protein, with amino-acid sequence MIKSRYTFTFETPSKRFFIMNYLTGAIDEVLPEEREELEKRLEKNEWSDYHLKDYFLERGYLFPSVEDEQEYIHEKYIEFLEEYENTPVQIIFSTTYACNFSCVYCFQESYKENSKIITPEVTNAFFQYISIQFANEKIKPYITLFGGEPLLGGERYKKNLLYFLEKAKEYDYEITIVTNGYELVNYVLDFKRIGVRIREIQVSIDGSPEQHNKRRPTASGKPTFERVALGVSEALKSGYRVNLRMIVDKENLPTLVKLAEYAEEAGWLNYSDSFFETTIGRNYELHTCQPKASLYNRVELWKDFIDLAEKYPIMKKFHKPHFHGIRYLAENGTLPMPIFDGCPAGKKEWAFDLYGNIYGCTASVGVEKYKLGNIFENTKLVKDSVRLQSYSPEAIDAEVKFINTSHKPEMYHQAVLLKDSQEEQRLKWQTRDVLSIPECRTCPVSLSCGGGCGVLAANRTGEILSPDCRPVKEIVSMAIDYYRIGLEET; translated from the coding sequence ATGATAAAATCCCGCTATACTTTTACGTTTGAAACTCCCTCAAAGCGTTTTTTCATCATGAATTACCTGACAGGTGCTATTGATGAGGTCCTTCCAGAAGAAAGAGAAGAATTAGAAAAAAGACTCGAGAAAAATGAATGGTCAGATTATCATTTGAAAGATTACTTTTTAGAACGAGGTTATCTTTTTCCATCCGTAGAAGACGAACAAGAATACATTCACGAAAAATATATCGAATTTTTGGAAGAATACGAAAATACGCCAGTTCAAATCATCTTTTCTACTACTTATGCATGTAATTTTTCTTGTGTTTATTGTTTTCAAGAGAGTTATAAAGAAAATTCGAAAATCATCACACCTGAAGTTACAAATGCGTTTTTCCAATACATTTCTATTCAATTTGCCAATGAAAAAATCAAGCCATATATTACCTTATTTGGTGGTGAACCTTTACTCGGTGGTGAGCGATACAAAAAAAATCTTTTGTATTTCTTAGAAAAAGCCAAAGAATACGATTACGAAATCACGATTGTGACCAATGGCTATGAGCTTGTAAATTACGTTCTGGACTTCAAGAGAATTGGGGTTCGAATCAGAGAAATTCAAGTAAGTATTGATGGAAGTCCTGAACAGCACAACAAACGAAGACCCACAGCATCTGGTAAACCTACGTTTGAACGAGTAGCTCTCGGTGTTTCCGAAGCCCTAAAAAGTGGGTATCGAGTCAATCTAAGAATGATTGTTGATAAAGAAAATTTGCCCACACTCGTAAAATTAGCAGAATACGCAGAAGAAGCTGGTTGGTTGAATTATTCAGATTCGTTTTTTGAAACTACGATTGGAAGAAATTATGAACTACATACATGCCAACCCAAAGCAAGCCTGTATAACCGAGTTGAGCTCTGGAAGGATTTTATCGACTTAGCTGAGAAATATCCCATTATGAAGAAATTTCACAAACCCCATTTTCATGGTATACGATACTTGGCGGAAAACGGCACTTTGCCAATGCCGATTTTTGATGGTTGTCCTGCGGGGAAAAAAGAATGGGCATTTGACTTATACGGGAATATCTATGGTTGCACGGCATCTGTTGGAGTTGAGAAATACAAACTGGGAAACATATTCGAAAACACAAAATTAGTCAAAGATTCTGTCAGGCTACAGAGTTATAGTCCAGAGGCTATTGATGCAGAAGTAAAGTTTATAAACACATCACATAAACCTGAAATGTACCACCAAGCGGTTTTATTGAAGGACAGTCAAGAAGAACAGCGTTTGAAGTGGCAAACCAGAGATGTTCTGTCTATTCCTGAATGTAGAACCTGTCCAGTTTCATTGTCATGTGGTGGAGGCTGTGGAGTATTAGCAGCAAATCGAACAGGAGAAATTTTATCTCCTGATTGTAGACCTGTGAAGGAAATTGTTTCTATGGCAATAGATTATTATCGAATAGGTCTCGAGGAAACCTAA
- a CDS encoding bifunctional methylenetetrahydrofolate dehydrogenase/methenyltetrahydrofolate cyclohydrolase (catalyzes the formation of 5,10-methenyltetrahydrofolate from 5,10-methylenetetrahydrofolate and subsequent formation of 10-formyltetrahydrofolate from 5,10-methenyltetrahydrofolate), protein MAVILDGKALSEKIRESLKIQVEELKKKYNKTPTLATILVGNHPASQTYVNMKVKACEKIGMNSFKIHMKETSTTEEVLHEIQKLNQDPNVDGILLQHPVPKLVDERLCFDAIDIEKDVDGVTTLGFGKISFGLPTYPSCTPAGIIRLLDEYNLNLEGKHSVVIGRSPILGKPLSMLLLQRNSTVTICHSKTKDLPEIVRTADFVFAACGIPKFVKGDWLKEGCVLVDAGYNPGNIGDADFESCYPKCSYITPVPGGVGPMTITMLLYHTYLAAEKKVKKA, encoded by the coding sequence ATGGCAGTGATTTTAGATGGAAAAGCCCTTTCCGAAAAAATCCGTGAAAGTTTGAAAATTCAAGTTGAGGAACTAAAGAAAAAGTACAACAAAACTCCAACCTTAGCGACTATTCTTGTTGGTAATCATCCAGCATCACAAACCTACGTAAATATGAAAGTCAAAGCATGCGAAAAGATAGGAATGAATTCTTTCAAAATTCACATGAAAGAAACTTCCACAACAGAAGAAGTTCTTCATGAAATCCAAAAATTAAATCAAGATCCTAATGTTGATGGAATTTTACTACAACATCCAGTCCCCAAACTTGTGGATGAACGATTGTGTTTTGATGCAATCGATATTGAAAAAGACGTTGATGGAGTAACGACATTAGGCTTTGGAAAAATTAGTTTTGGTCTTCCAACGTATCCGTCTTGTACTCCTGCAGGCATCATACGACTTTTGGATGAATACAACCTAAACTTAGAGGGGAAGCATTCCGTGGTGATTGGTCGTTCCCCCATACTTGGAAAACCACTTTCGATGCTCCTTTTGCAGCGAAATTCGACTGTAACAATATGCCATTCAAAAACGAAGGATTTGCCAGAAATCGTTCGAACTGCTGATTTTGTCTTTGCTGCATGTGGCATTCCCAAGTTTGTCAAGGGTGATTGGCTAAAGGAAGGATGTGTTTTGGTGGATGCGGGCTACAATCCCGGAAACATCGGTGATGCTGATTTTGAGAGCTGTTATCCAAAGTGTTCGTATATCACACCAGTTCCAGGGGGTGTAGGACCGATGACTATCACTATGCTACTATATCATACTTACTTAGCCGCAGAAAAGAAAGTCAAAAAAGCTTAG
- a CDS encoding polysaccharide deacetylase family protein translates to MSSIKKRIMISLPVFIAILLFSVFISYSFSSQKTISTAPKTERLYYLVPILLFHNVDGFGPFSLTRQEFRKYLDVIKNENIRVISLRELYEHAITNTLLEKPSVVITIDDNYTNIVRVLAPILREYGFHATFFFYTNMIYPHPMFGSSWEDLKRLLQEGFDIQNHSHTHTIFHIRQEGQSEADFRNKLYQEMVYSKKIFEEKLNHKIWAFAYPMGLYTEELHKYAFENGYQLVLTTDAKPVDLTKKFEGVMRRYTIHKFENRDNFIEYKYFLSFSKIKITDSHSQNKK, encoded by the coding sequence ATGAGCTCCATCAAAAAAAGAATTATGATTTCTTTACCTGTGTTCATTGCAATATTACTATTTAGTGTTTTTATTAGTTACTCATTTTCCTCACAAAAAACAATCTCAACAGCTCCAAAAACAGAAAGGTTGTATTATTTAGTTCCTATTCTTTTGTTTCATAACGTTGATGGCTTCGGACCTTTCTCTCTCACAAGGCAGGAATTCAGAAAATATCTGGATGTTATCAAAAACGAGAATATTCGAGTAATCTCCCTTAGAGAATTGTATGAACATGCAATTACAAACACTCTTTTAGAAAAGCCTTCAGTTGTCATTACTATTGATGACAATTATACAAACATCGTTAGGGTTCTAGCGCCAATTTTGAGGGAATATGGGTTTCATGCTACGTTCTTTTTTTACACAAACATGATTTATCCTCACCCCATGTTTGGAAGTAGTTGGGAGGATTTAAAGCGTTTATTACAAGAGGGGTTTGATATTCAAAATCACTCCCACACCCACACTATCTTTCACATTCGACAAGAGGGACAGTCCGAAGCCGACTTCAGAAATAAACTATATCAAGAAATGGTGTATTCAAAAAAAATTTTCGAAGAAAAACTAAATCACAAAATTTGGGCATTTGCCTACCCTATGGGTCTATACACAGAAGAACTTCATAAGTATGCTTTTGAAAATGGCTATCAATTGGTTCTTACAACAGACGCAAAACCCGTGGATTTAACAAAAAAATTCGAAGGCGTCATGAGACGATACACAATCCACAAATTCGAAAACCGAGATAACTTTATCGAGTACAAATACTTCCTCTCGTTCTCAAAAATAAAAATCACTGACTCCCACTCCCAAAACAAGAAGTGA
- a CDS encoding acyl-CoA/acyl-ACP dehydrogenase codes for MIDNRLIQKVQNLYHTQLNKIIERLANKVKDHSGISVDKMDENQYVFYNLAFCVAEKAVSDYFLKYAVKYTPLEQTMAAIFLGESFHHLRSELSSRMQEYEITNDELNELFSSEVNQSVQALLDKKLYDYVANEVLKGNYGALDTDDYTDIRDTYRKIAETIVYPHAERVHRHDEFVPEEIIQTLIENGAFGLSIPEKYGGYLDSFGNIGMMIVTEELSRGSLGIAGSLITRPEILSKALLKGGTEEQKQKWLPMIASGERMVAIAVTEPNFGSDVAGMKVAADKVDGGWVINGVKTWCTFAGYADTLLVLARTEKDPNLKHKGLSILLAEKPRSKEHKFSFTKEENGIKGHITGSAIPTIGYRGMHSFEVSFENWFVPDENLIGGEGGRGKGFYLQMAGFAGGRVQTAARATGVMQAALEAANRYSKERKVFGKEISEYQLTKWKLARMAIITQACRQYSYEVARMMDEDKGNMEATLVKFYASKLAEWVTREAMQIHGGMGYAEEYPVSRYFVDARVFSIFEGAEEVMALRVCARDILNQAITVGV; via the coding sequence ATGATAGATAATCGACTAATCCAAAAGGTTCAAAATTTATATCACACCCAACTCAATAAAATCATCGAAAGGTTAGCTAACAAAGTAAAAGATCACAGCGGAATTTCTGTAGATAAAATGGATGAAAACCAATATGTCTTTTACAATTTAGCATTTTGCGTTGCAGAGAAAGCTGTTTCTGATTATTTCCTCAAATACGCAGTAAAATACACTCCCTTAGAACAAACTATGGCGGCTATCTTTTTGGGGGAATCATTCCATCATTTGCGAAGTGAACTCTCATCACGTATGCAAGAATATGAAATCACAAATGATGAATTAAATGAACTGTTTTCGAGTGAGGTGAATCAAAGTGTTCAAGCCCTTTTAGATAAAAAGTTATATGATTACGTAGCAAACGAAGTTCTAAAGGGAAATTACGGAGCTCTTGATACAGATGACTACACGGATATTCGAGATACTTACCGAAAGATTGCTGAGACGATTGTTTATCCTCATGCAGAAAGAGTTCATCGGCATGATGAGTTTGTTCCCGAAGAAATCATTCAAACTTTGATTGAAAATGGAGCTTTTGGTCTATCAATCCCTGAAAAATATGGTGGGTATTTGGATTCCTTTGGAAACATTGGAATGATGATTGTCACTGAAGAATTATCTCGAGGTAGTTTGGGGATTGCAGGTTCCCTCATCACAAGACCTGAGATTTTATCCAAGGCTCTTCTAAAAGGTGGAACGGAAGAACAAAAGCAAAAGTGGTTGCCTATGATTGCATCTGGTGAGAGGATGGTTGCTATTGCTGTGACTGAGCCGAATTTTGGTAGTGATGTTGCTGGTATGAAGGTGGCTGCTGACAAGGTTGACGGTGGCTGGGTGATTAATGGCGTGAAAACTTGGTGTACGTTTGCAGGTTATGCAGATACTCTCCTAGTTTTAGCAAGGACAGAAAAGGATCCCAACCTCAAACACAAGGGACTTTCGATTTTATTAGCTGAAAAACCACGTTCGAAGGAACATAAATTTTCTTTCACAAAAGAAGAAAACGGAATCAAAGGGCACATCACAGGCTCTGCGATTCCAACCATTGGTTATCGAGGAATGCATAGTTTTGAAGTAAGCTTTGAAAACTGGTTTGTTCCCGATGAAAACCTCATTGGAGGAGAAGGGGGAAGAGGAAAAGGTTTTTATTTACAGATGGCTGGTTTTGCAGGAGGAAGGGTTCAAACCGCTGCAAGAGCTACAGGAGTGATGCAAGCTGCATTAGAAGCAGCCAATCGATATTCAAAAGAAAGAAAAGTCTTTGGTAAAGAAATCAGTGAATATCAGCTAACAAAATGGAAATTAGCACGAATGGCAATTATCACACAAGCATGTAGGCAGTATTCTTACGAAGTCGCAAGAATGATGGACGAAGATAAAGGCAACATGGAAGCCACCTTAGTGAAATTCTATGCCTCCAAACTTGCTGAGTGGGTTACTCGTGAAGCTATGCAAATCCACGGAGGGATGGGCTATGCAGAAGAATACCCAGTTTCTCGTTATTTTGTTGATGCCCGTGTATTTTCGATTTTCGAAGGAGCCGAAGAAGTAATGGCTCTTCGTGTTTGTGCAAGGGATATTTTAAATCAAGCAATTACGGTCGGAGTGTAA
- a CDS encoding peroxiredoxin gives MEKNHCLQVGQKAPDFTAEAVVGKQFKTISLSDYKGKYVVLFFYPLDFTFVCPTEITAFDDMYDEFKKVGAEIIGVSVDSKYSHLAWINTPRKDGGLGNIRYPLVSDITKEISRKYNVLIEDAGVSLRAVFIIDPKGILKISIINNNNVGRNVREVLRLLKADIYVESHPGEVCPANWEEGMDTMKADIEGAKEYFRKYA, from the coding sequence ATGGAAAAAAACCATTGTTTACAAGTTGGACAAAAAGCTCCAGACTTTACTGCTGAAGCGGTAGTAGGAAAACAATTTAAGACCATTTCCCTTTCTGACTACAAAGGGAAATACGTGGTTTTGTTTTTTTATCCTTTGGATTTTACGTTTGTCTGCCCCACTGAGATTACTGCTTTTGACGATATGTATGACGAGTTCAAAAAAGTTGGGGCTGAGATCATAGGTGTGAGTGTGGATAGTAAATATAGTCACTTGGCATGGATCAACACCCCTCGTAAAGATGGAGGATTAGGAAATATCAGATACCCATTAGTATCTGACATTACAAAAGAAATCTCAAGAAAATACAATGTTCTAATTGAAGATGCTGGTGTTTCTTTAAGGGCTGTATTTATTATTGATCCAAAGGGAATTTTGAAGATTTCAATTATCAATAACAACAACGTAGGAAGAAATGTTCGGGAAGTCTTGCGACTATTAAAAGCTGATATTTACGTCGAAAGCCATCCTGGTGAAGTTTGTCCTGCGAACTGGGAAGAAGGTATGGATACAATGAAAGCAGATATAGAAGGTGCAAAAGAATACTTCCGAAAATACGCCTAA
- a CDS encoding PAS domain-containing protein: MVEFVKHIFFYQILDGIEKEFIISKTNPKGIITFVNDLFCEISGYSREELIGKPHNIVRHPDMPKKVFQELWDTIKNKKKPWTGLIKNRRKDGSHYWVISTIYPLFDPINPNEISEFVSVRKEVTALMDSYEKDQFFSNFYEILNLFYTNDDLHTILDKSLEIILTFPWLEVESRGGIMLWNKEKKQLEMFVRKGVGESLIRTCSIVPEGRCLCGIAAQKKSLVFKSHVDEEHHNHPEGMQPHGHYNVPLMHGKDLMGVLFLYVENGYKQRKIETEFLELLGQVLGNIIYQFQLQKQLEEQNIKNYLILQYLKQYSSRDTHLIAKERIENIKDINYQYTKNRYLHLMFLDIFNFTGFSEKRTPEEIVKHLNEFFEPIIQIIYQHHGDIDKFMGDAIFSYFEQANDCLEAAVKILKYTETANFKLKIGIHSGFVVHADIGTDFRKDFTLIGDTVNTTQRIQAACQPNQILVSETFYHHVTDYLKEISENGIKISNRIFLRAKNKTLLIPVYQLKLKDIKTEKVETL, translated from the coding sequence ATGGTTGAATTTGTTAAACACATTTTTTTTTACCAAATCTTAGATGGTATTGAAAAAGAATTTATTATTTCTAAGACCAATCCCAAAGGTATCATCACTTTTGTTAATGACCTTTTTTGCGAAATTTCTGGTTATTCTCGCGAAGAACTGATTGGAAAACCCCATAATATTGTTCGTCATCCTGATATGCCTAAGAAAGTCTTTCAAGAGCTCTGGGATACGATTAAAAACAAAAAGAAACCTTGGACCGGACTCATCAAGAACCGTCGAAAAGATGGAAGTCATTATTGGGTAATTTCTACAATCTATCCTCTATTTGATCCCATTAATCCAAATGAAATTTCTGAGTTCGTTTCAGTTCGAAAAGAAGTTACAGCTTTGATGGATAGTTATGAAAAAGATCAATTTTTTTCTAATTTTTATGAAATCCTTAATCTTTTTTACACGAATGATGATTTACATACTATATTAGATAAATCTTTGGAAATTATTCTCACCTTTCCGTGGTTAGAAGTAGAATCAAGAGGAGGGATCATGCTATGGAACAAAGAAAAAAAGCAATTAGAAATGTTTGTTCGCAAAGGTGTGGGTGAAAGTCTAATACGAACGTGTAGTATTGTCCCAGAGGGAAGGTGTTTATGTGGTATAGCAGCACAGAAAAAGAGCTTGGTATTTAAATCTCACGTTGACGAGGAACATCACAATCATCCAGAGGGAATGCAACCTCATGGTCATTACAACGTTCCCCTAATGCATGGTAAGGACCTGATGGGAGTTTTATTTTTGTATGTAGAAAATGGTTATAAGCAAAGAAAGATCGAAACAGAATTCTTAGAATTATTAGGGCAAGTCTTAGGAAATATAATCTATCAGTTTCAATTACAAAAACAATTAGAAGAGCAAAATATCAAAAACTATTTAATCTTGCAATATTTGAAGCAATACTCATCAAGAGATACGCATTTAATAGCAAAAGAAAGAATTGAAAATATAAAAGATATTAATTACCAGTATACGAAGAATCGCTATCTTCATTTGATGTTTTTGGATATTTTTAACTTTACGGGATTTTCTGAGAAAAGGACACCAGAAGAAATAGTAAAACATCTAAATGAATTTTTCGAACCAATTATACAAATCATTTATCAACATCATGGGGATATTGACAAATTTATGGGAGATGCTATTTTTTCATATTTTGAACAAGCTAATGATTGCTTAGAGGCGGCAGTCAAGATACTTAAATACACAGAAACAGCGAATTTTAAATTAAAAATTGGTATCCATTCAGGATTTGTTGTTCATGCTGATATAGGAACTGATTTCAGAAAGGATTTTACTTTGATTGGAGACACTGTCAACACAACACAACGAATTCAGGCTGCTTGTCAACCTAACCAGATTTTAGTTAGTGAAACCTTCTATCATCATGTGACTGATTATCTAAAAGAAATTAGCGAAAACGGAATCAAAATTTCAAATCGAATTTTTTTACGTGCCAAAAACAAAACCTTATTGATCCCAGTTTACCAGTTAAAACTAAAAGATATCAAGACAGAAAAAGTTGAAACATTATAA
- the coaD gene encoding pantetheine-phosphate adenylyltransferase, giving the protein MKIGVYPGSFDPITNGHLDIIYRAIHLFDKLYIAIAVNSSKQTLFTLEERKELIEKVLQKRSDIFNNKVEVVIFKGLLTSFAKEIKATAIVRGLRAVTDFDYEYAIFQINRELASDIDTVFLLASREYSYISSSIIKEAARYGKTIDTYAPSEVNEALLKKFGHL; this is encoded by the coding sequence ATGAAAATAGGAGTATATCCGGGTTCCTTTGATCCTATTACCAATGGACATTTAGACATCATATATCGTGCTATTCATCTTTTTGACAAGCTTTACATAGCAATAGCGGTTAACTCCTCAAAACAAACCCTTTTTACATTGGAAGAACGAAAAGAACTTATTGAAAAAGTTTTACAAAAAAGAAGTGACATCTTCAATAATAAAGTTGAGGTTGTGATTTTCAAAGGTCTTTTGACATCTTTTGCAAAAGAAATCAAAGCAACAGCCATCGTCAGAGGACTAAGAGCTGTTACCGATTTTGATTATGAATATGCGATTTTCCAAATCAACCGAGAATTAGCATCAGATATTGATACAGTCTTTCTTTTAGCGAGCCGTGAATATTCTTATATCTCAAGTAGCATCATCAAAGAAGCAGCAAGATACGGAAAAACAATAGATACTTATGCTCCATCAGAGGTAAATGAAGCTCTTTTAAAAAAATTTGGTCATTTATAA
- a CDS encoding chemotaxis protein CheD has translation MKTEKLVFLQPGELYLTSEDIEVKTILGSCVSVTVYNKSLNFGGICHYILPSARREEASTKFGNIAIKILIHQLLRAGSHISDLEAKIFGGASVIYDESEYFFIGEKNIQIAKEILNQYSISIVEEEVGGNEGRKLFFYPKSGKTKIEFIKKLRIEDLYNSNL, from the coding sequence ATGAAAACAGAAAAATTAGTTTTTTTGCAGCCGGGTGAGCTTTACCTTACTTCAGAAGACATAGAAGTAAAAACTATCTTAGGATCTTGTGTTAGTGTAACTGTTTACAATAAAAGCTTGAACTTTGGGGGTATTTGCCATTATATTTTACCATCAGCACGAAGAGAAGAAGCAAGCACCAAATTTGGCAATATTGCAATCAAAATTTTGATCCATCAGCTTCTAAGAGCTGGTTCTCATATAAGTGATTTAGAAGCAAAGATCTTTGGTGGTGCAAGTGTTATTTATGATGAAAGTGAATATTTTTTCATTGGGGAAAAGAATATTCAAATAGCGAAAGAGATTCTCAATCAGTATTCCATCAGCATCGTCGAAGAAGAAGTCGGAGGGAATGAAGGAAGGAAATTGTTTTTCTACCCTAAATCAGGTAAAACAAAAATTGAATTTATCAAAAAATTACGTATCGAGGATTTGTATAATTCCAATCTTTGA
- a CDS encoding chemotaxis response regulator protein-glutamate methylesterase translates to MREKIKVLIVDDSAIVRDTLTRHLNSHDDIEVVGTAPDPYIARDKIVKLKPDVLLLDIEMPKMDGLSFLEKLMVYHPLPVIIVSSITTKDTSAIFRAFELGAFDVVNKSSMYSVQEVLNEIVYKVRQAFENREVFLKKFKSAIPTNKKETKITKKQHLAEISTTDMVIGIGASTGGTTAIEFLLSNLPKNLPPILIVQHMPPGFTNQFAHRLNEISQLQVKEAEENDILELGKVLIAPGGFHLKVLRMGNIAKVHLDDSEKVNFQKPSVDVLFESLAETFGKNTLAILLTGMGKDGAAGLWKIKQKGGYTIVQDEETSIVWGMPKAAIDLNAHTEILPLSKIPEKIIQYLKTLSSL, encoded by the coding sequence ATGAGAGAAAAAATCAAGGTCCTTATTGTAGATGACTCTGCCATCGTAAGGGATACCCTGACGCGACATCTGAACTCTCACGATGACATCGAGGTGGTTGGAACAGCTCCTGATCCATACATTGCCAGAGATAAAATAGTCAAGCTCAAACCCGACGTCCTTTTACTTGATATTGAAATGCCCAAAATGGATGGACTTTCTTTCTTGGAGAAGCTGATGGTATATCATCCTTTACCTGTTATTATTGTGAGTTCCATCACAACAAAAGACACATCAGCCATTTTTCGTGCTTTTGAGTTAGGAGCTTTTGATGTGGTTAATAAATCCTCTATGTATAGTGTTCAGGAAGTTTTAAATGAAATCGTTTATAAAGTACGCCAAGCTTTTGAAAACCGAGAAGTATTTTTAAAAAAATTTAAATCTGCAATACCTACAAATAAAAAAGAAACTAAAATCACAAAAAAGCAACATTTAGCAGAAATTTCAACAACAGACATGGTAATTGGGATTGGAGCTTCTACAGGGGGGACAACGGCTATTGAGTTTTTATTATCAAATCTTCCTAAGAATTTACCACCGATTTTGATTGTTCAACACATGCCGCCAGGTTTTACTAATCAATTTGCCCATCGTTTGAACGAAATCTCACAATTACAGGTAAAAGAAGCAGAGGAAAATGATATTTTAGAATTAGGGAAAGTACTGATAGCACCAGGTGGATTTCACTTAAAAGTTTTAAGAATGGGAAACATCGCAAAAGTTCATTTGGATGACAGCGAAAAAGTGAATTTTCAAAAACCCTCGGTTGATGTTTTATTCGAGTCTTTAGCAGAAACTTTCGGAAAAAATACCCTTGCCATCCTCCTTACAGGAATGGGGAAAGATGGTGCGGCAGGATTATGGAAAATCAAGCAAAAAGGTGGTTATACGATTGTTCAGGATGAAGAAACTTCGATAGTATGGGGAATGCCCAAGGCAGCAATCGACCTCAATGCCCATACAGAAATCCTTCCTTTATCGAAAATTCCGGAGAAAATCATCCAATACTTAAAGACTTTATCTTCACTTTAG